One Etheostoma cragini isolate CJK2018 chromosome 19, CSU_Ecrag_1.0, whole genome shotgun sequence DNA segment encodes these proteins:
- the slc10a7 gene encoding sodium/bile acid cotransporter 7, whose protein sequence is MGLLARVRKEWFIIGIVLVILSAKLQPSVGVRGGPLKPEITIAYVAVSLIFFNSGLSLKTEELTSALLHVRLHLFVQSFTLVFFPLVVWLLLRVLALTAIDQWLLRG, encoded by the exons ATGGGCCTCCTCGCGAGGGTACGGAAGGAGTGGTTCATCATCGGGATCGTGCTGGTCATCTTATCGGCCAAGCTGCAGCCCAGCGTCGGTGTCAGAGGAG gGCCGTTAAAGCCGGAGATCACCATCGCGTATGTTGCCGTCTCgctcatttttttcaacagcgGCCTGTCCCTGAAAACGGAG GAGTTGACCAGCGCGCTGCTCCACGTTCGGCTCCACCTGTTCGTCCAGTCCTTCACGCTCGTCTTTTTCCCGCTGGTCGTCTGGCTGCTGCTCAGAGTGCTCGCGCTCACCGCCATCGACCAATGGCTGCTCAGAGGGtag
- the ttc29 gene encoding tetratricopeptide repeat protein 29, with product MNAAVTKRQTGRFLPEITPKSNKRRKGTHYSRMKQEDSLGSGSSPLISRGEISQFRNSPKQNICVQLLREGYPRAFSEIFSLLAADRDRRDAAEPGSDLRLQTPLDRQLDKLETMKRHLSRAEEAERTCSWMVVCDQRLMLGWYFSAPEDLWLSLHFFHSCTDREQGSHSRPATEARVCMAETYLKLGELERARQQAELCLQQVEDAGWADSDGRPLRLRACEALWRIYSRLADAPLEAADHDQGLKLLYKGYGMATECRYTSQYTRAYEYFLQGYEVACELGDVALLQKAQVLVASARAHSQIWKFRADVESASPPALGRLIAWKERGRQQGLYR from the exons ATGAACGCAGCCGTGACAAAGCGGCAAACCGGGCGTTTTCTACCGGAAATTACcccaaaaagcaacaaacgGAGGAAAGGTACCCACTACAG cagGATGAAACAGGAGGATTCTCTCGGAAGCGGATCGTCTCCGCTCATCTCCAGGGGAGAAATATCACA GTTCAGAAACAGTCCTAAGCAGAACATCTGTGTGCAGCTGCTTCGAGAAGGCTATCCCAg GGCGTTCTCGGAGATCTTCTCTCTGCTCGCCGCCGATCGGGATCGGAGGGATGCGGCTGAACCGGGTTCAGATCTCAGACTTCAGACTCCGCTGGACCGACAACTGGACAAACTGGAGACCATGAAACGGCACCTGAGCCGCGCCGAGGAGGCCGAAAGAACCT gTTCCTGGATGGTGGTGTGTGATCAGCGTCTGATGTTGGGTTGGTACTTCTCAGCTCCGGAGGATCTCTGGCTCAGTTTGCACTTCTTCCACAGCTGTACAGACCGGGAGCAGGGGAGCCACTCGAGACCGGCCACCGAGGCCCGGGTGTGCATGGCCGAGACCTACCTGAAACTAG GTGAGCTGGAGCGGGCGAGGCAGCAGGCGGAGCTGTGCCTGCAGCAGGTGGAGGACGCCGGCTGGGCGGACTCAGACGGTCGGCCCCTGAGGCTCCGGGCCTGCGAAGCCCTGTGGAGGATCTACAGCCGGCTGGCAGACGCTCCGCTGGAGGCTGCAGACCACGACCAGGGCCTGAAGCTGCTCTACAAGGGCTACGGCATGGCTACTGAGTGTAGGTACACA agccAGTACACGAGAGCTTATGAGTACTTCCTGCAGGGCTATGAAGTTGCCTGTGAGCTGGGCGATGTGGCTCTGCTGCAGAAAGCTCAG GTGTTGGTGGCCAGCGCTCGCGCTCACTCCCAGATCTGGAAGTTCAGAGCTGACGTGGAGTCGGCCTCCCCCCCCGCCCTGGGACGCCTGATCGCTTGGAAAGAGAGGGGACGACAGCAGGGACTCTACAGATAG